In one Corallococcus sp. EGB genomic region, the following are encoded:
- a CDS encoding radical SAM protein has translation MSSGRALSPVLLVGAGTGEATCGILYLASYLRRGGIEAFVRLWDGDESKGEVTDSFERLIARVRPKLIGISLKWFHHVDRALLIARTIRKIDASIRIVVGGNSASYWWKELSAFDCIDHIVLGDGEVPLLALCNGEESPPNCVTRTPDGRPRRLPLAYVQRSTNTQDVYYSHFNEIFLSQMDLHSFSGWVAPGKGCGENCLYCGGARGNQKADFGRAKPFLRAEENVRRDHQEIAGRTWQMRYDFAGSTAEFLGSTWAGVDLSRHCCTYFLWGVPRVELVAALAETFQRIYMVIDIGCFSEQQRLEQMAKGLLKPCAKDRELLEVIESARRHPNVEIEISGIGGLPFTSRERLAEELRLVERIIGLDCVVGYQRLEAQPGALVTEHPARFDMVTEAKTFAEFLAYFERREPGDVSVPMIRFKDRELEAAVQRNSDRVDALAWQHRDARKRVDLDGRTRLRNTAPSTKRFTLGDWLGSHRAPAKLAKEPVTVLRSVDGITLSCAPSVSPRRFTDPTLTQGDDGAILLAALSAFEQPTTVSHAVTHLGAKARLDPDSAREVIDHLVDGRFLQPA, from the coding sequence ATGAGCAGTGGTCGTGCCCTCTCGCCAGTCCTCCTCGTCGGTGCCGGAACGGGCGAAGCCACGTGCGGCATCCTCTACCTGGCGAGCTACCTGAGGCGCGGCGGGATTGAAGCCTTCGTGCGGCTGTGGGACGGCGACGAGAGCAAAGGCGAGGTGACCGACTCCTTCGAGCGCCTCATCGCCCGCGTGCGCCCGAAGCTCATTGGCATCAGCCTCAAGTGGTTCCACCACGTGGACCGCGCGCTGCTCATCGCGCGGACCATCCGGAAGATCGACGCGTCCATCCGCATCGTCGTGGGAGGAAACTCCGCGTCATACTGGTGGAAGGAATTGAGCGCCTTCGACTGCATCGACCACATCGTGCTGGGCGACGGAGAGGTCCCCCTGCTGGCGCTGTGCAACGGGGAGGAATCCCCGCCCAACTGCGTGACGCGGACCCCGGACGGCCGTCCCCGCAGGCTGCCGCTGGCGTACGTGCAGCGCTCCACCAATACGCAGGACGTCTACTACTCGCACTTCAACGAGATCTTCCTCAGCCAGATGGACCTGCACTCCTTCTCCGGCTGGGTCGCGCCGGGGAAGGGCTGCGGCGAGAACTGCCTCTATTGCGGTGGGGCGCGAGGCAACCAGAAGGCGGACTTCGGGCGCGCGAAGCCGTTCCTGCGCGCGGAGGAGAACGTGCGCAGGGACCACCAGGAGATCGCGGGCCGCACATGGCAGATGCGCTACGACTTCGCGGGCAGCACGGCGGAGTTCCTGGGGAGCACCTGGGCGGGCGTGGACCTGTCGCGCCACTGCTGCACGTACTTCCTCTGGGGCGTACCGCGCGTGGAGCTGGTCGCGGCGCTGGCGGAGACCTTCCAGCGCATCTACATGGTCATCGACATCGGCTGTTTCTCCGAACAGCAGCGGTTGGAGCAGATGGCCAAGGGCCTGCTCAAGCCGTGCGCGAAGGACCGCGAGCTGCTGGAGGTCATTGAATCCGCCCGCCGCCATCCGAACGTGGAGATCGAAATCTCCGGCATCGGAGGTCTCCCGTTCACGAGCCGGGAGCGGCTCGCGGAGGAGCTGCGGCTGGTGGAGCGCATCATCGGCCTGGACTGCGTGGTGGGCTATCAGCGGCTGGAGGCCCAGCCCGGGGCGCTCGTCACGGAGCACCCCGCGCGCTTCGACATGGTGACGGAGGCGAAGACGTTCGCGGAGTTCCTCGCCTACTTCGAGCGCCGCGAGCCGGGCGACGTGTCCGTGCCGATGATCCGCTTCAAGGACCGGGAGCTGGAGGCCGCGGTGCAGCGCAACTCCGACCGCGTGGACGCCCTGGCCTGGCAGCACCGGGACGCGAGGAAGCGCGTCGACCTCGACGGGAGGACGCGGCTGCGCAACACCGCGCCCTCGACGAAGCGCTTCACGCTGGGGGACTGGCTGGGCAGCCACCGGGCCCCCGCGAAGCTGGCGAAGGAGCCGGTGACGGTCCTGCGCTCCGTGGACGGCATCACCCTGAGCTGCGCGCCCTCCGTCAGCCCGCGCCGGTTCACCGACCCCACGCTGACCCAGGGCGACGACGGCGCCATCCTCCTGGCCGCGCTGTCCGCCTTCGAGCAGCCCACGACCGTCTCCCACGCGGTGACGCACCTGGGCGCGAAGGCGAGGCTGGACCCGGACTCCGCCCGCGAGGTCATCGACCACCTGGTGGACGGACGGTTCCTCCAGCCCGCGTAG
- a CDS encoding fatty acid desaturase, producing the protein MERTATPSSKDLIARTRPFAAQDTARSLRALGTTYLALAGAVVLAAAAPWWPLRIAGGLIEALVLIRCFILFHDAMHGALLPTSRWAKALFHVQGLLTLTPARIWNDTHNHHHANTARIAADSAGTFVTWSTDRWRQASRAERLGYVVERHPVTLALGYVTAFLYSLCLQPFVKNPKRYWTSGLALGVHLALSAAVWHFFGLGVYLTAFVGPLFAAYALGTYLFYAQHNFDDVAILPESAWNHADAALEASSYMRFGPVMEWFTGNIGYHHVHHLNPRIPFYRLPEAMEAIPELQGPHVTTLSVKDIVGCLRLNLWDPSLNRMVRYRDVQAAPGV; encoded by the coding sequence ATGGAACGAACCGCGACGCCGTCGAGCAAGGACCTCATCGCCCGCACGCGTCCCTTCGCGGCCCAGGACACCGCCCGCTCCCTCCGGGCGCTCGGCACCACCTATCTGGCGCTCGCGGGCGCGGTGGTGCTGGCGGCGGCCGCGCCCTGGTGGCCCCTGCGCATCGCCGGGGGCCTCATTGAGGCGCTGGTGCTCATCCGCTGCTTCATCCTCTTCCACGACGCCATGCACGGGGCGCTGTTGCCCACGTCGCGGTGGGCGAAGGCGCTCTTCCACGTGCAGGGGCTGCTCACGCTCACGCCGGCGCGCATCTGGAATGACACGCACAACCACCACCACGCCAACACCGCGCGCATCGCGGCGGACTCGGCGGGCACCTTCGTCACCTGGTCCACGGACCGGTGGCGTCAGGCGAGCCGCGCCGAGCGCCTGGGCTACGTGGTGGAGCGCCACCCGGTGACGCTGGCGCTCGGCTACGTCACGGCGTTCCTCTACAGCCTGTGCCTCCAGCCGTTCGTGAAGAACCCGAAGCGCTACTGGACGTCCGGGCTCGCGCTGGGCGTGCACCTGGCGCTGTCCGCGGCCGTCTGGCACTTCTTCGGCCTGGGCGTCTACCTCACCGCCTTCGTGGGGCCGCTGTTCGCCGCGTACGCGCTGGGCACGTACCTCTTCTACGCGCAGCACAACTTCGACGACGTGGCCATCCTGCCGGAGTCGGCGTGGAACCACGCGGACGCGGCGCTGGAGGCCAGCAGCTACATGCGCTTCGGGCCGGTGATGGAGTGGTTCACGGGCAACATCGGCTACCACCACGTGCACCACCTCAACCCGCGCATCCCGTTCTACCGGCTGCCGGAGGCGATGGAGGCCATCCCGGAGCTGCAGGGGCCTCACGTCACCACGCTGTCGGTGAAGGACATCGTGGGCTGCCTGCGCCTGAACCTGTGGGATCCGTCGCTGAACCGGATGGTCCGCTACCGCGACGTACAGGCGGCGCCCGGCGTCTGA
- a CDS encoding Isoquinoline 1-oxidoreductase subunit, with amino-acid sequence MNLRSKALGAVLGAGAAGLSLALLFSAGCGGRATRPGGVPPPANPQTLRPPEAFADISDKKERSRALFMEASRVMLHPRCVNCHPAGDSPLQGETSKVHDPPVVRGPEDQGVPGLECTSCHQERNAQLARVPGAPKWHVAPKVMAWEGRTPRSLCEQLKDPARNGGKSLAELIEHSAHDELVGWGWKPGADRLPAPGTQAEFGALVAAWAKDGAECPREESRP; translated from the coding sequence ATGAATCTTCGCTCGAAGGCACTGGGAGCCGTGCTGGGTGCGGGGGCGGCGGGGCTGTCGCTGGCGCTCCTGTTCAGCGCGGGGTGCGGAGGCCGGGCCACGCGTCCTGGAGGAGTGCCTCCGCCCGCGAATCCGCAGACGCTCCGGCCGCCGGAGGCCTTCGCGGATATCAGCGACAAGAAGGAGCGCTCACGGGCGCTGTTCATGGAGGCGAGCCGGGTGATGCTGCATCCCCGCTGCGTCAACTGCCATCCCGCGGGCGACAGCCCCCTGCAGGGCGAAACCAGCAAGGTGCACGACCCGCCAGTAGTCCGAGGCCCCGAGGACCAGGGCGTCCCCGGCCTGGAGTGCACGTCCTGCCACCAGGAGCGCAACGCGCAGTTGGCGCGAGTTCCCGGCGCACCCAAGTGGCACGTGGCGCCCAAGGTGATGGCGTGGGAGGGGCGCACACCGCGCTCGCTGTGCGAACAACTGAAGGATCCGGCGCGCAACGGCGGCAAGAGCCTGGCGGAGCTGATCGAGCACTCCGCGCATGACGAGCTGGTGGGCTGGGGCTGGAAGCCCGGAGCGGACCGGCTACCGGCGCCGGGGACACAGGCGGAGTTCGGGGCCCTGGTGGCCGCGTGGGCGAAGGACGGCGCGGAGTGCCCGCGCGAGGAGAGCCGACCGTGA
- a CDS encoding (2Fe-2S)-binding protein, producing the protein MSIRLRVNGTEHELDVDPEMPLLWALRDVLTLTGTKYGCGQALCGACVVHIDGAAVRSCVTPVRRAEGREVMTIEGLSPDGSHPLQKAWVDLAVPQCGFCQAGQIMTAAALLARKPKPTDAEIDQSLAGNLCRCGTYTRIRTAVKKAAGLPTE; encoded by the coding sequence GTGAGCATCCGTCTGCGAGTGAATGGGACCGAGCACGAACTCGACGTGGATCCGGAGATGCCGCTGCTCTGGGCGCTGCGCGACGTGCTCACGTTGACGGGCACGAAGTACGGTTGCGGCCAGGCGCTCTGTGGAGCGTGCGTGGTGCACATCGATGGCGCGGCGGTGCGCTCGTGCGTGACGCCGGTGCGCCGCGCGGAGGGCCGCGAGGTGATGACCATTGAAGGCCTGTCGCCGGACGGCTCGCATCCGTTGCAGAAGGCGTGGGTGGACCTGGCGGTGCCGCAGTGTGGCTTCTGTCAGGCGGGGCAGATCATGACGGCGGCGGCGCTGCTGGCGAGGAAGCCGAAGCCCACCGACGCGGAGATCGATCAATCGCTGGCGGGCAACCTCTGCCGCTGCGGGACGTACACGCGAATCCGCACCGCCGTGAAGAAGGCGGCGGGACTGCCGACGGAGTGA
- a CDS encoding ferritin-like domain-containing protein produces the protein MADPHPSIIDPGIRLTLLNAALATKVVCVRRYTRHALLAGGACHEALKTVFGLHARDEQDHALRLAERIQQLGGRPDFRWGGLMSRENTQDDEGRALVELLRENLAAERVAIATYRGLLHSFADHDPATRRLLEELLDEEEAHATALYELLEP, from the coding sequence ATGGCCGATCCGCATCCATCCATCATCGACCCGGGGATCCGCCTCACGCTGCTCAACGCCGCGCTCGCGACCAAGGTCGTCTGCGTGCGGCGATACACGCGCCATGCCCTCCTGGCCGGAGGCGCCTGTCACGAGGCGCTGAAGACCGTGTTCGGTCTGCACGCGCGCGACGAACAGGACCACGCGCTGAGGCTCGCCGAGCGCATCCAGCAGCTGGGCGGCCGGCCGGACTTCCGATGGGGAGGACTCATGTCCCGCGAAAATACTCAGGACGACGAAGGGCGCGCGCTGGTGGAGCTGCTCCGCGAGAACCTGGCGGCGGAGCGCGTCGCCATCGCGACGTACCGCGGCCTGCTCCACTCCTTCGCGGACCATGACCCCGCCACGCGGCGGCTCCTGGAGGAGCTGCTCGACGAGGAGGAGGCGCACGCCACCGCCCTGTATGAGTTGCTGGAGCCTTGA
- a CDS encoding PPK2 family polyphosphate kinase, whose translation MDIIRNDKQGAKVKLERIPTAPPKKLDRDKAKAEFDALGEELFDLQDLLWGAKLNSVLIVLQGRDTAGKDGTIKHVVGCLNPRGVSVASFGVPSTEELEHDFLWRVHRKTPRQGEFAIFNRSHYEDVLVARVNNLVPKSLWRSRYQHIRDFETLLAEHGTIVLKFFLHISQDEQEQRLLAREEEPRKAWKISAGDWEDRKHWSDYTQAYEDVFARTSTERAPWHLVPSDAKWYRNLVVARAVAEALRPYRKVWQERLDAVGKEKKAELRAWRKKR comes from the coding sequence GCTGGACCGGGACAAGGCGAAGGCGGAGTTCGACGCCCTGGGCGAGGAGCTCTTCGACCTGCAGGACCTGCTGTGGGGGGCGAAGCTGAACTCCGTCCTCATCGTCCTGCAGGGGCGCGACACCGCCGGCAAGGACGGCACCATCAAGCACGTGGTGGGCTGCCTCAACCCCCGCGGCGTGTCCGTCGCGTCCTTTGGCGTGCCCAGCACGGAGGAGCTGGAGCACGACTTCCTCTGGCGCGTGCACCGCAAGACCCCGCGCCAGGGCGAGTTCGCCATCTTCAACCGCTCCCACTATGAAGACGTGCTCGTGGCGCGGGTGAACAACCTGGTGCCCAAGTCGCTCTGGCGCTCGCGCTACCAGCACATCCGCGACTTCGAGACCCTGCTCGCGGAGCACGGCACCATCGTCCTCAAGTTCTTCCTCCACATCAGCCAGGACGAACAGGAGCAGCGCCTGCTGGCGCGCGAGGAGGAGCCGCGCAAGGCGTGGAAGATCTCCGCGGGCGACTGGGAGGACCGCAAGCACTGGTCGGACTACACGCAGGCCTACGAGGACGTGTTCGCCCGCACGTCCACCGAGCGGGCGCCCTGGCATCTGGTGCCCTCGGACGCCAAGTGGTACCGCAACCTGGTGGTCGCGCGCGCCGTGGCGGAGGCCCTGCGCCCCTACCGCAAGGTGTGGCAGGAGCGGCTGGACGCGGTGGGCAAGGAGAAGAAGGCGGAGCTGCGCGCCTGGCGCAAGAAGCGATGA
- a CDS encoding helicase-related protein → MNSSPSSRPSVVVAELGPTNTGKTFRAIERMLEHDSGIIGLPLRLLAREVYDRVTAKVGEGRVALMTGEEKRVPPRPDYWICTVEAMPTDRQVDFLAVDEIQLAAHRERGHVFTDRLLHARGRKETWFLGADTMRPMVQALIPHASMKRATRLSQLRYSGRRSLKSLPPRSAVVAFSADRVYELAESLRRLRGGVAVVLGALSPRTRNAQVAMYQSGEVQYLVATDAIGMGLNLDLNHVAFATLSKYDGAEQRDLYPDELAQIAGRAGRHLNDGSFGALNTLPELPPRLVSAIESHRFPAVRSLIWRNSSLDFASPEALLDSLSRAPRDSAFVRVERADDFDALKGLAAVPAIRELTTDQASVELLWQVCQVPDFRKGLFGQHVALLREVFLQLSAGDGKLDPTWLGRQVSPLDDASGDIHTLMDRLAAIRIWTYISHRPGWLHDAVEWQERTRLIEDSLGDALHERLVERFVQRAARRSARRFVRASTQPRAGGSDSPFAKLGQLLTEVPGADGGLMTEEQFVQRVVDATHDAFEVDAAGRISFEAQPLARLVRGRDRRSPQLALAEPEVWTGGARQRLERRLVALARDLVTEAMGGFPAESFTGAGRSPVMRGIAYRLAEGLGVISQGEAREQWRLLDEESRERLRAQGVHEGQRFLYVAEALSPQALERRAMLTALFNQSPCPQGIPQEPALNAATLAGRNARALGYEVIGPVALRIDIMERLAEALRNPQNARQAHALLQQLRLDGGARAQVLRALGGQPPGAASKRRRRRRGRKPLATAPDASGVRGRGSAGSGRLNERP, encoded by the coding sequence ATGAACTCGAGCCCATCCAGCCGGCCGTCCGTCGTCGTGGCGGAGCTGGGGCCCACGAACACCGGGAAGACCTTCCGCGCCATCGAACGGATGCTCGAGCATGACTCAGGCATCATCGGATTGCCGCTGCGCCTGCTCGCCCGGGAGGTCTACGACCGGGTGACCGCGAAGGTGGGCGAGGGGCGGGTCGCGCTGATGACGGGCGAGGAGAAGCGGGTGCCGCCCCGGCCCGACTACTGGATCTGCACCGTCGAGGCGATGCCCACGGACCGGCAGGTCGACTTCCTCGCGGTGGATGAGATCCAGCTCGCCGCGCACCGGGAGCGCGGGCACGTCTTCACGGACCGGCTGCTCCACGCGCGAGGCCGCAAGGAGACCTGGTTCCTGGGCGCGGACACCATGCGCCCCATGGTGCAGGCGCTGATCCCGCATGCGTCCATGAAGCGCGCCACGCGCCTGTCGCAGCTGCGCTACTCCGGGCGCCGCTCGCTGAAGAGCCTTCCGCCGCGCTCCGCGGTGGTGGCGTTCTCCGCGGACCGCGTCTACGAGCTGGCGGAATCACTGCGGCGCCTGCGGGGCGGCGTGGCGGTGGTGCTGGGCGCGCTGTCGCCCCGGACGCGCAACGCCCAGGTGGCGATGTATCAGTCCGGCGAGGTCCAGTACCTCGTGGCCACGGACGCCATCGGCATGGGGTTGAACCTGGACCTCAACCACGTGGCCTTCGCGACGCTGTCCAAGTACGACGGCGCCGAGCAGCGCGACCTGTACCCCGACGAGCTGGCGCAGATCGCCGGCCGCGCGGGGCGCCACCTCAACGACGGCAGCTTCGGGGCGCTGAACACGCTGCCGGAGCTGCCGCCGCGCCTCGTCTCCGCCATCGAGTCCCACCGCTTCCCGGCGGTGCGCAGCCTCATCTGGCGCAACTCCTCGCTGGACTTCGCCAGCCCGGAGGCGCTGCTGGACTCGCTGTCGCGGGCGCCGCGCGACAGCGCCTTCGTCCGGGTGGAGCGCGCGGACGACTTCGACGCGCTCAAGGGACTGGCGGCCGTGCCCGCCATCCGCGAGCTCACCACCGACCAGGCCTCCGTGGAGCTGCTGTGGCAGGTCTGCCAGGTCCCGGACTTCCGCAAGGGCCTCTTCGGGCAGCACGTCGCGCTCCTGCGCGAGGTGTTCCTCCAGCTGTCGGCGGGGGACGGGAAGCTGGATCCGACCTGGCTGGGCCGGCAGGTGTCGCCGCTGGATGATGCGTCCGGAGACATCCACACGCTGATGGATCGGCTCGCGGCCATCCGCATCTGGACGTACATCAGCCACCGTCCGGGCTGGCTGCACGACGCGGTGGAGTGGCAGGAGCGCACGCGCCTCATCGAGGACTCGCTGGGCGATGCCCTGCATGAGCGGTTGGTGGAGCGCTTCGTGCAACGGGCCGCGAGGCGGAGCGCGCGCCGCTTCGTGCGGGCCAGCACGCAGCCGCGGGCCGGGGGCTCGGACAGTCCGTTCGCCAAGCTGGGGCAGTTGTTGACGGAGGTGCCGGGCGCGGATGGCGGGCTGATGACGGAGGAGCAGTTCGTCCAGCGCGTGGTGGACGCGACGCACGACGCCTTCGAGGTGGACGCGGCGGGACGCATCTCGTTCGAAGCGCAGCCGTTGGCCCGGCTGGTGCGGGGGCGCGACCGGCGCTCGCCGCAGCTGGCGTTGGCGGAGCCGGAGGTGTGGACGGGCGGCGCGCGGCAGCGGCTGGAGCGCCGGCTGGTGGCGCTGGCGAGAGACCTGGTCACGGAGGCCATGGGAGGCTTTCCCGCGGAGTCCTTCACGGGAGCTGGCCGCTCGCCGGTGATGAGAGGCATTGCCTACCGGCTGGCGGAGGGCCTGGGCGTCATCTCCCAGGGCGAGGCGCGCGAGCAGTGGAGGCTCCTGGACGAGGAGTCACGTGAGCGATTGAGGGCGCAGGGTGTCCACGAAGGTCAGCGCTTCCTCTACGTCGCGGAGGCCCTGTCGCCGCAGGCGCTGGAGCGGCGGGCCATGTTGACGGCGCTGTTCAACCAGTCTCCGTGTCCGCAGGGCATCCCCCAGGAGCCAGCGCTGAACGCCGCGACGCTGGCCGGCCGGAACGCGAGGGCCTTGGGCTACGAGGTCATCGGGCCGGTGGCGCTGCGCATCGACATCATGGAGCGGCTCGCGGAGGCACTGCGCAATCCCCAGAACGCCCGGCAGGCGCACGCACTCCTCCAGCAACTGCGATTGGATGGCGGCGCGCGCGCGCAGGTGCTGCGGGCGCTGGGAGGACAGCCTCCGGGCGCGGCCTCGAAGCGGCGGCGGCGCAGGCGGGGGCGGAAGCCGCTGGCGACGGCGCCGGACGCGAGTGGCGTTCGTGGGCGTGGGTCGGCAGGCTCGGGCCGGCTCAACGAACGCCCATGA
- a CDS encoding siderophore-interacting protein, producing MANAKAMLGSMLGRFLFTDAKVTQARELSRAFRWIDCEGPALRGQKWTPGDKVQVFLPGLGFRTYTPLAWDEARGATAFLVYLHGDSPGAKWGRDVRTGDTVRFFGPGRSVSLESGDAPVVLFGDETSFAVAHAFRTGANRNVTPIFEVTRREDCAPALRELGFEGHDVERTAGDAHLAQVHERLREALRTKPEATLVMTGRAQSIQALRARLRGDGERATPKVKAYWSVGKTGLD from the coding sequence ATGGCGAACGCCAAGGCCATGCTCGGAAGCATGCTGGGCCGCTTCCTCTTCACCGACGCGAAGGTCACCCAGGCGCGCGAACTGTCGCGCGCCTTCCGCTGGATCGACTGCGAGGGCCCCGCGCTGCGAGGGCAGAAGTGGACCCCTGGCGACAAGGTGCAGGTCTTCCTGCCGGGGTTGGGCTTTCGCACGTACACGCCGCTGGCGTGGGACGAAGCGCGCGGAGCCACGGCCTTCCTGGTCTACCTGCACGGCGACAGCCCGGGGGCGAAGTGGGGCCGCGACGTACGCACTGGAGACACGGTGCGGTTCTTCGGGCCCGGGCGCTCGGTGTCGCTGGAGTCGGGTGACGCACCGGTGGTGCTCTTCGGTGACGAAACGTCCTTCGCGGTGGCGCACGCGTTCCGCACCGGAGCGAACCGGAACGTCACCCCCATCTTCGAGGTGACGCGCCGGGAGGACTGCGCGCCCGCGCTGCGCGAGCTGGGCTTCGAGGGCCACGACGTGGAGCGAACGGCCGGCGACGCGCACCTGGCCCAGGTCCACGAACGGCTGCGCGAAGCCCTGCGCACGAAGCCGGAAGCCACGCTGGTGATGACGGGCCGGGCGCAGTCCATCCAGGCGCTGCGCGCGAGGCTGCGAGGCGACGGCGAACGCGCCACGCCCAAGGTGAAGGCCTACTGGTCCGTGGGCAAGACGGGGCTCGACTGA
- a CDS encoding DUF6600 domain-containing protein, with amino-acid sequence MGPWYTRMRWLRTGGATVLAIMATSSCAFGPEEYGPQVTTSSQNLDSSVSEFRDALSPYGTWVNLPDVGWVWRPDPNVVGPDFVPYSTGGRWVSSDWGWTFESDWDWGWAPFHYGRWFASPSMGWVWWPDTEWAPAWVDWRWGDGFIGWQPLSPPGISIGIGIGWTFVGANDFVQPDVWRYRLPPGRVPVLLRQTRPVGEHVEGRRGHWNRGPEPSEVARVTGRPVPVARPMTPPTGHPPRGRTGPGVTPSRPAPYVPRHPAPAPAAPVTPRGAPVPPRAPTVPAAPHGRVAPEPVEPHEPAPHAPAARPETVEPHEPAPREPAAPHAPAARPETVEPHEPAPHEPAAPHEPAPHEPAPHEAAPSHPSGGHTGGSHRH; translated from the coding sequence ATGGGCCCCTGGTACACCCGAATGCGCTGGCTTCGGACTGGCGGCGCCACCGTCCTCGCCATCATGGCAACGAGCTCCTGCGCGTTTGGCCCGGAGGAATACGGGCCGCAGGTGACGACGAGCTCGCAGAACCTGGACAGCTCCGTGTCCGAGTTCCGAGATGCCCTGTCTCCCTATGGCACGTGGGTCAACCTGCCGGACGTCGGCTGGGTCTGGCGGCCGGATCCGAACGTCGTGGGTCCGGACTTCGTCCCGTACTCCACTGGCGGCCGGTGGGTGTCCAGCGATTGGGGATGGACCTTCGAGAGCGATTGGGATTGGGGTTGGGCGCCCTTCCACTACGGCCGGTGGTTCGCCAGTCCTTCGATGGGCTGGGTGTGGTGGCCGGACACCGAGTGGGCTCCCGCCTGGGTGGACTGGCGCTGGGGGGATGGCTTCATCGGCTGGCAGCCCCTCTCGCCGCCCGGCATCTCCATCGGGATCGGAATTGGATGGACGTTCGTGGGCGCGAACGACTTCGTGCAGCCCGACGTCTGGCGCTACCGCCTGCCTCCCGGACGCGTCCCCGTGCTGTTGCGCCAGACCCGGCCCGTGGGCGAGCACGTCGAGGGTCGCAGGGGACACTGGAACCGGGGCCCAGAGCCCAGCGAGGTCGCGCGCGTCACCGGACGCCCGGTTCCGGTCGCGAGGCCGATGACGCCGCCCACCGGCCATCCGCCACGGGGGCGCACCGGGCCCGGCGTGACCCCGTCACGGCCCGCGCCGTACGTGCCACGCCACCCGGCTCCGGCTCCCGCGGCGCCGGTCACACCGCGAGGGGCACCGGTCCCACCGCGCGCTCCAACGGTCCCCGCCGCGCCCCATGGACGCGTGGCGCCGGAACCCGTCGAGCCGCATGAACCCGCGCCTCACGCACCCGCGGCCCGGCCTGAGACTGTCGAGCCGCATGAACCCGCGCCTCGTGAGCCCGCCGCGCCTCACGCGCCCGCGGCCCGGCCTGAGACTGTCGAGCCGCATGAACCCGCGCCACATGAGCCTGCCGCGCCTCACGAGCCCGCGCCTCACGAGCCGGCCCCTCACGAGGCGGCCCCCTCGCACCCGTCGGGTGGGCACACCGGAGGCTCGCATCGCCATTGA